In the Salvelinus namaycush isolate Seneca chromosome 35, SaNama_1.0, whole genome shotgun sequence genome, one interval contains:
- the LOC120029801 gene encoding protein kinase C epsilon type-like translates to MPVFSGVLKVRVCEAVDLKPTPWALRHAGGKNSSSFLLDPYLTLNLDQTHLGQTCTKNRSNSPAWNQDFTAQMTDGRKLEMSVFHDAPIGYDDFVANCTIQLEDILQNGSTHYQAWVDLEPEGKVYVIIDLSGSSTEANENEERVFRERIGPRRRQGAVRRRVHQVNGHKFMATYLRQPTYCSHCRDFIWGVLGKQGYQCQVCTCVVHKRCHEHIITKCAGMKKQEDTPEEVGAQRFSVNMPHKFSNHNYKAPTFCDHCGSLLWGLMRQGLQCKVCKMNVHKRCEANVAPNCGVDAKGIAKVLAEMGVTPDKISTTAQRRKKLPPGLDSQSPSELSDELPLTSPSQQELSELERLQPGTSLEMQGSPSSSTCSYASSTSRENGAVRRTLKDFSFIKVLGKGSFGKVMLAELKGSEEVFAVKVLKKDVIQQDDDVDCTLTEKRILALARTHPYLCQLYCCFQTRDRLFFVMEYVNGGDLMFQIQRSRKFDEARSRFYAAEVTSALMFLHRNGVIYRDLKLDNILLDAEGHCKLADFGMCKEGIINGVTTTTFCGTPDYIAPEILQELEYGPSVDWWALGVLMYEMLAGQPPFEADNEDDLFESILHDDVLYPVWLSKEAVSILRAFMTKAPAQRLGCVLSQGCDEAIKKHSFFKDIDWTLLEQRRLKPPFKPRIKTRRDVNNFDEDFTREDPVLTPTDEAVIRQINQEDFKGFSFCAEIQT, encoded by the exons atgCCAGTGTTCAGTGGGGTGTTGaaggtgcgtgtgtgtgaggcGGTGGATTTGAAGCCCACCCCCTGGGCACTCCGCCATGCAGGGGGGAAGAACTCATCCTCATTCCTCCTGGACCCCTACCTCACCCTCAACCTGGACCAGACCCACCTGGGACAGACCTGCACCAAGAACAGAAGCAACTCACCTGCATGGAACCAG GACTTTACAGCCCAGATGACGGACGGACGGAAATTGGAGATGTCAGTGTTCCATGATGCACCAATCGGATATGACGACTTTGTGGCTAACTGCACCATACAGCTGGAGGACATTCTGCAGAACGGCAGCACACACTACCAGGCCTGG gttGATTTAGAACCAGAGGGGAAGGTCTATGTGATTATCGATCTGTCAGGATCTTCTACTGAAG CCAATGAGAATGAGGAGCGTGTGTTCCGAGAGCGGATTGGTCCTCGGCGGCGGCAGGGGGCCGTCCGGAGGCGTGTTCACCAGGTTAACGGACACAAGTTCATGGCCACGTATCTACGGCAACCGACCTACTGCTCACACTGCCGAGACTTCATCtg GGGAGTACTCGGAAAGCAGGGTTACCAATGCCAGG TGTGCACATGTGTGGTCCACAAGCGCTGCCATGAGCACATCATCACCAAGTGTGCCGGGATGAAGAAGCAGGAGGACACACCAGAGGAG gttGGTGCCCAGAGGTTTAGTGTCAACATGCCTCATAAGTTCAGCAACCACAACTACAAGGCCCCTACCTTCTGTGACCACTGTGGATCTCTACTATGGGGACTAATGAGGCAGGGCCTGCAATGCAAGG tgtgtaagATGAATGTCCACAAGAGGTGTGAGGCCAACGTAGCTCCCAACTGCGGGGTGGATGCCAAAGGCATCGCCAAAGTCCTGGCTGAAATGGGAGTCACCCCTGACAAGATCTCCACTACCGCACAGCGCAGGAAaaag tTACCCCCAGGGTTAGACTCCCAGTCACCTTCAGAACTCTCAGACGAGCTTCCCCTCACCTCACCCTCACAGCAAG AGCTGTCCGAGTTGGAGCGGCTACAACCGGGGACGTCGCTAGAGATGCAaggttctccctcctcctccacatgCTCCTACGCCTCCTCTACCTCACGGGAGAACGGAGCAGTGAGGAGGACTCTCAAAGACTTCAGTTTCATTAAGGTCCTGGGGAAAGGAAGCTTTGGAaag GTGATGTTAGCAGAGCTGAAAGGCAGTGAGGAGGTGTTTGCCGTGAAGGTGTTGAAGAAGGATGTGATCCAGCAGGATGACGATGTGGACTGCACCCTGACAGAGAAGCGCATCCTGGCCCTGGCACGCACACACCCCTACCTCTGCCAGCTCTACTGCTGCTTCCAGACCCgg GACCGTCTGTTCTTCGTGATGGAGTACGTGAACGGAGGAGACCTGATGTTTCAGATCCAACGCTCCAGGAAGTTTGACGAGGCTCGCTCTCGCTTCTACGCTGCTGAAGTTACCTCCGCACTCATGTTCCTGCACCGCAACGGGGTCATTTACAG ggATCTGAAGTTAGATAACATATTGTTGGATGCAGAGGGACACTGTAAGCTGGCAGACTTTGGCATGTGTAAGGAGGGCATCATCAATGGAGTCACCACCACCACATTCTGTGGCACGCCTGACTACATAGCCCCTGAG atcctGCAGGAGCTGGAGTACGGTCCATCAGTGGACTGGTGGGCTCTGGGAGTGTTAATGTATGAGATGTTGGCTGGCCAGCCTCCGTTTGAAGCAGACAACGAAGACGACCTGTTTGAGTCTATCCTCCATGACGATGTCCTCTACCCCGTCTGGCTCAGCAAGGAGGCTGTATCCATCCTCAGAGCT ttTATGACAAAGGCTCCAGCCCAGAGGTTAGGGTGTGTGTTGTCTCAGGGCTGCGACGAGGCCATTAAGAAACACTCATTCTTCAAAGACATCGACTGGACCCTGCTGGAGCAGAGACGACTCAAACCCCCCTTCAAACCACGCATT AAGACGAGGCGTGATGTGAATAACTTTGACGAGGACTTCACCAGAGAAGACCCAGTGTTAACTCCCACAGACGAGGCTGTTATCAGACAGATCAACCAGGAGGACTTTAAAGGCTTCTCTTTCTGTGCAGAGATACAGACATGA